The DNA window GCGCGCTCGGGCATGTTTGCGCACGTTGAGCAGCGCCTCCTGCACGATACGGAAGATGGTGATCGCGGTCTCGGGGCCCGGTTCCTTCTCCACGTCGTGTTCCAGGGCGGGCTCAAGGCCCCAGTTCCCGGCCACCACGTCGTTGAGGTGCTGGGAGAGCGACTCGATCAGGCCGTGCCGGTCGATGCCCGGCGGCTGGAGCCGGAAGGTGAGACTGCGCAGACGGCCCACCGCCTCGCGCACCGACGCGTCGAGCTGCGAGAGTTCACGCGCGTACGGCTCGCCCGCCTGGTCGGCGAGGAGCTGGAGCCGCATGCCCACGGCGACCATGGCCTGGATGGAGTCGTCGTGCACGTCCCAGGCGATGCGGCGGCGTTCCAGCTCCTGTGCCTGGACCAGGTGCGTGAACAGGCGACGGCGTTCGGTGAGCGCCTGCTCGGCGGCTCGGCGCTCGGTCATGTCCCGTGTGACCTTGCCGAAGCCGCGCAGTTCGCCGGTCGCGTCGAAGAGCGCGGTGATCACGACGTTGGCCCAGAAGCGGGAGCCGTCCTTGCGGATGCGCCAGCCCTCGTCCTCCAGCCGGCCGTCGGTGATGGCCGTCTCGAGCTCCAGGTGGGGCTTGCGGGCGGCGATGTCCTCGGGCGGGTAGAAGACCGAGAAGTGCTTGCCGATGATGTCGCCGGCGCGGTAGCCCTTGATCCGTTCCGCGCCCGCGTTCCAGCTGGACACGTGGCCTTCGGGGTCGAGCATGAAGATGCCGTAGTCGAGGACGCTCGTGACCAGCAGGGTGAAGGCCGTCTCGGTCGGCGCGAGGACGCCGCCCTGTCCGGCGCGGTCGCCCTGTCCTGCGCGGTCGTTGTTGTCGGTCATCGGAGCAGGCCTTCACGGCGGGCCACGGCGACCGCCTCCAGTTGGGAGCGGGCGCCGAGCTTCTCCAGGACCCGCTGGACGTGGTTCCTGGCGGTGTTGAGGGCGACGCCGAGCCGCCGGCTGATGTCAGCGGTGCCCAGGCCGTCGCCGAGCAGGCAGAGGGTCTCGCGTTCGCGCGGGGTGAGCGTGGCGCCCAGGCCTGCGGTTCTGCCGGCCAGCCGGTCGAGCGCCCCGCTGAGCAGGCCCTTGCTGAAGGCCACTTCGCCCGCCGCCACGCGGCGTACGCCGTCCTGGAGTTCGGCGAGGTTTCCGGCCTTGAGGATGAGCCCCGAGCCACCGGCCTCGGCGACGCGGGCGGCGAGCGCCGGTGTCCCTTCGCCGGTCAGCACCAGGACCCGGGTGCCGGGTGCGGCGGCCTTGAGCGCGGCGATGGCGGCGATGCCGTCGCCGTCGGGCAGTCGCCGGTCCAGTACCACCACGGCGGGGCGCAGCCGGATGGCGTCGGCCAGCGCGTCCCGCAGGGACAGGCTGCGGCCGACCACTTCCAGGTCGTCGGTGCGGTCCAGGGCGAGCCGGATCGCCTCGGCCACCATGTCGTGGTCCTCGACGAGGAGGATGGTGATGCGCTCTACCGCTGCGCCCCGCACGGTGTCCGGCGTGGTCTGCGGTGTCGAAGGCATCACACGGTCCTCGGGGGTAGGCGGGGCACGCCGTCGGCGAACAGGTCGTCGACGCCGGTGAGAGCGAACAGTCGGGCCACCTGCGTGCGGGCGCCCTCCACCTGCAGCTCCGTGCCGATCCTATCCGCTGTGGCTCTGGCCTCCATCAGCACGTGGAGCCCCGCACAGTCGCAGAACCGCAGGCCGCGCAGATCGAGCACGACACGTTCGGGCCGCCGCGCGAAGCACTCGGCGACGGCGGCACGCAACTGAGCGGTGGCGTCCAGGTCCAACGCGCCGACGAGCCGCAGAGCGACCACGTCGTCGCCGAGTGCGGTGCTGATGTGGAACACCGGGCGGCCGGTCACGTTACGTCTGCTTTCATACGGCAGCCCCCAGCCTGGGTAATGGGCACCAGTCAAGAGTAGTGAATCTGCACTAGAAAGGAACCCGTTCTCCTCACGGGCCACCTCGGTGTGGCCGGATCAGCGCAACCGCGTGTGACAGCGTGTGACATCAGATGCCCGAGAAGGCACAGCGGGGGCCGCGACCCGTGAACGTTTCGAGCGGGCTGGGTACCCTGCTGTGCGGGGAAACGCCGAGGGCCGGCGTCCCTACAGCGCTACGTGCTCCCAAGGCAGCGGCGGGGCACCCGAGCGGCAGGCACGCAGGGAAGGGGCATGGGGTTGGAGCTCCCGTCCGCCGTTCCACAGGACCCCCGTCAGGCGGAGGTGCGCGTGGACTTCGACGGCGCACCCGGCTGCATCGCCGAAGCGCGGGAAACCGCCGCCGTGTTCCTTCGCCACCACGCCGCGCAGCCCGCCCGCCGTACCTTTCACGACGACGTCCTGCTGGTCGTCTCCGAGCTGGTGACCAACGCCGTCCGCCACGCGCCCGGGCCCTTCGTCCTGGAGATCGGCCTGGTTTCCGGCGGGATCGAGATCGCCGTGCGGGACACCAGCCCGCACCCCCCGCACTCCCGGCCTCCCGACCGGACCGGCGGACGCGGGTGGGGCATCATCCAGACCCTCGCCCGCCGGGTGCGGGTCGTCCCCCGCCAAGGCGGCAAGACCGTCCACGCGGAGCTGGCCTGGTAGCTCCCGGCCGGCCGAGGACCGTCCCGTCAGCCGGTGGCCCGTAGCGCCGCCATGTGGGCCCGCACCTGATCGGCGCTCAGGTAGGTGTCGGTGTACTCGAACTCGCGCAGCGTCGGCGGCTTTGCGGCGGTGAGCCCGCTGCGGACGAAATCGTCCCCGGCCACCGCGTTCAGCAGCCAGTTGGTCAGCACGCGCGTCTTGGCGACGTTGGTGCGCAGCGCCGACCAGTGGTACCCGCGGGCCACCGCCTGGGCCGGGAGCCCGCGCAGCGGGATGCCCAGCGGCTTGGACACGGCGTCGGTGCCCCCGAGGTCGACGACGAGCCCCAGGTCCTTGTGCACGTACGGCCGCAGGGGCTGGTGGCGAAGCGTCGCGATCAGGTTGTCCGCGACGGCGCGCCCCTGGCGCAGGGCGTGCTGCGCCGTGGGAGGGCAGATCGCGCCCTCTTCGCGTGCGGCGAGGTCGGGGACGGCCGCCGCGTCTCCGAGCGCGAACACCCCGGCCGCGGCGGGCACCGACATCTCCGGCGTCACGAGGAGCCTGCCTCGGACGGTTTCCGCCCCCAGCGTGCCGATCAGCGGGCTCGCGGCGACTCCGGCCGTCCAGATCAGGGTCCTGCTGGGCAGCACCCGGCCGTCGGTCAGCGTCACCTCCGTGGAGCTCACCTTGGCGACGCTGACGCCGAGGGACACCTGGATGCCGCGGCGGCGGAGCACGTCCAGGGCCACCCGGCCCAGGCTGTCGCCGAGTTCGGGCATCAGCTTCGGGGCGAGGTCGAGGAGGTGCCAGGTGATCTGGCCGGGGTCCAGCCGGGGGTAGCGCTTCGCGGCGTGGTGGGTGAGCCGCTGGAGGCAGGCGGCCGTCTCCGTGCCGGCGTACCCGCCGCCGACCACGACGAAGCAGAGCCGGGCGGCGCGCTCCGCCTCGTCCTCACTCGCGTCGGCCAGGTCGAGCTGCGCGATGACGTGGTCGCGCAGGTACGTGGCCTCGGCGAGCGTCTTCATGCCCCGGGCGTGCTCGGTGAGTCCGGGGATGTCGAAGGTGCGGGTGATGCTGCCGGGGGCCAGCACCAGGTAGTCGTACGCGTGTTCCGTCAGCTCGCCGGTGATCTTCCGTACGACGCAGACCCTTGCCTCGGTGTCCACGCCGACGGCGCCGCCGGGGATGATCCGGGTGCGGTAGCGGCTGCTGCGACGCAGCGAGACGGCGATGGACTGCGGGGTCAGCACGCCGGAGGCGACTTGGGGCAGCAGCGGCAGATACAGCTGGTATGAGTTCGGGGTCACCAGGGTGATGTCCGCCTCTGCGGGCGACAGCCTGCGCTCCAGCCGCCGGATGCACTCGACCCCGGCGAATCCGGCTCCCACCACGAGAATCCTCGGTCGTACCACGGTGTCCGTCCTTCCCTCGCGCCTGCCAGGTCCACCCGCGCCTGCCCGCCCGGCGGCGCTCTGCACAGGGAAGCGGCCGATGGGCTGAAAGAAGGAACGATTCGGCGCCTTCGATCCGGTGTCGCCGCACGTTCAGGGGGTTTCGGCGGCGTCCGGGGCGGAAAGGCGCGAAGAGGCCGAAGAGGTCGAAGAGGTACCGATCGCGAGGAGAAGAATCGCCATGGGGACCATGATCCTGCTGATCACACCGATGCTGCTGGCCCTGCTGCTGGTGACCCGCCGCGAAAGCCACCGCCCCCGCCACCGGGGCGGCCGCACCTGACGACGACTCCGCCAGGACTCGTAAGCCTCATATGTGAACCGGCACTTACGGCGACGCCCGTGGCGCATGGGATCCGCGACCGGGGGCAGACGACGCGTCGGTGGCGTTCCGGCCTCCCGTGAAGTCGTCGTTGGTGAAGGAGCGAGATCGTGCTGATGGCTCACCCCGCGGTGCTGGCGCATCTGGTGGAGGAATACGAGATGGTGGCGCAAGCGCACGCCGCGGATCCGGCCCGGCGCGAACCGGCGCGGCAGCGCATGGAGGACCTGGTGTACACGCTGTGCGTATCGACCGGGACACGTGACATAGAGTCCGCGCTGACCGCGGCCCGGGAGCGGCTGCGCACCGCGTGGCTCGGTGAAGGGGAGGCGGCCGCGCGGGACCACCAGGTCCTGAGCGGCGCGTCGAAGTAGTCGCAGGCCGGTGGCGGGACGCGGGAGGCAGCGCCCCGCCACCGGCCGGCTCCCGCGGCTCCCTGACCCGGAGCCCGTCGAGCAGACGCCGGTCGCGCCGGACGCCGGACGCCGGACGCCGGACGCCGCCGAACCTCAGGGAAGGGATGCCCGATCGGCCGCCAGAAGCCCCAGGCCCAGGGACCTCCACCTCGTCCGACGCGCATGCGGCGGCAGTCGCCGCACGCCTGGCCGGCGCCCGTACCGCGGCAGCCCCACCCCGAATTCCATGTCCCGCTCCCCCACTGACCCGGCCCGCACGCCAGCCGTGCTCCTCCCGGTCCACCGCGCGGGACCGGGCCTTACTGACGCCGCGGACCCAGGACGCAGAACTCGTTGCCCTCGGGGTCGGCCAGGACGACCCACGGCTGTTCGCCCTGGCCGATGTCGACACGCCGTGCGCCGTGGGCCACCAGGCGCGCCACCTCGGCGTCCTGGTCGTCGGGCCTGAAGTCGAGGTGCAGCCGGCTCTTGGCCTTCTTGCTCTCCTCGACCCGGACGAAGTCCAGCCCCGGCATGCGGTCCGGCTCGGGGCGGATCTCGAACTCGTCGTCCGAGGAGTGGACCAGGACCCAGCCGAGCGCCTCGGCCCACCACTGTCCCAAGGCCGCCGGGTCTACCGAGTGGACGACTACCTGTTCCCATTCCAAGGTCATCCGCCGAGCTTAGCCCTGCCGGGGCTCCGCACAACCGGCGCTCCGGCCGCGCTTGTCGGATTGAATCCGAACGCGCTGCGCGGACTACGCGACGGCGGTCCCCTCCAGCTCGACCATCTGGCCGGGGATCGCCAGTCGCGTCACCCCGAGCATCGTGGAGGCCGGCGCCACCCCGGCGGCACCCAATCGCCCCGCCAGCACGCCGTAGTGCTGGAAGAGCTGATCGACGTCGGTCGTGTAGACGTTCAGCCGGACGAGGTTCGCGAGGGACATGCCGGCCTTGCCGAGGACGGCCTCCAGGTTGTCGACGCTCAGCGCCAACTGCGCCGCCATGTCGCCCTCGTGCCGGGGCTCGCCCTCGTCGCTCATCGCTGTCTGCCCGGAGATGTGCAGGGTCCGGGTGTGCCCGGAGACGAGCTCGCCCTGGTTGAATCCCAGCTCCTGCGACCAGGTCACCGGGTTGACCGCCGTTCGTTCCACTGCCACAACGACTCCATTCGATTGATCGGAATACGGGCGTCCGCCAGCTCGGTGGCACCGGCTTCGACCTCGCTCCACGAGCCTCGCAACCCATCACGACACCCTCTGTCATGTATTCCGATAGGGTTCTCGTATGCGCGCCGACCGGTTGGTCTCACTGGTCCTGCTGTTGCGCCGGCACGGTCGACTGACAGCGCAGGCGCTCGCCCGCGAGCTGGAAGTCTCCACCCGCACCGTGCTGCGCGACATCGAGGCGCTGTCCGCCGCCGGTGTCCCGGTCTACTCCGAACGCGGCAGGCACGGCGGTTTCGCGCTGCTGCCCGGATTCCGGACCGAGCTCACCGGACTGAACCACGACGAGGCCCTCGCCTTGCTGACCGCCGGAGCGGGGCGCGGCGAGCGGGTACTCGGCCTCGGCTCCGCGCTCGCTTCGGCCATGCGCAAGGTGGTCGACGCGCTGCCCGAGAGCCACCGGGCTTCCGCGGGCGACGCGGCCCAGCGCTTCCTCGTCGACCCGGAGACCGATCTGCTGTCGCGTCGGCTGGTCACCGAGGAGGTACCCGGCTCCACGATGATCGAGGTCAGGCGCGCGGTGCTCGCCGGACACAAGCTGCGCATCCACTACGCGGCCACGGGCCGGGCACCGCGGTGGCGCACGGTGGACCCGATCGGGCTGGTCACCGTCCGCGACCGGGGCTACCTGCTGGCCACGCGTTCCGGCGCGGACCGCACCTACCGGTTGTCGCGGATCCTGGCCGCCGAGGAGCTCCCCGAAACGGCACAGCGGCCGCACCGGGTCGACCTGGACCGGATCTGGCGCGAGCGCTCCGCGCGGTTCCTGTCCGACGGCCACATCACCGTGCTGGTACGGGTGGACCCGGCCCGGCGGGAGGAGCTGCTGGACACCGCGTCGGCGGTCCGCGCGGAAGCACCCGACGCGGACGGCCGGCTGCGGCTGGAGGTGACCTTCCAGGATTCCCGGCACGCCGAATGGGCACTGTGGCAGCTCGGTACGGACGCGGAAGCCCTGGCCCCGCGGTCGTTGCGCACGTCCCTGCGCGACCGCGCCGCCGCGATGGCCGCCCGATACGAGGACTCGTCCCGCGCCCAGGAGTGATACTTGATCCGCACCCCGCCCCGCGACGGGACGCGGGTTCGGCCGATGACGAGGGAGCCGTCCATGACCACGGCGAAAGACCTGTTCACGATTGCCATGGCGCCCCAGCCGGAGCGCTCCGTGGGGCAGGGCGACCTGTCCCTGTCCCTCGCCGGTGCCGAACTGATCGACCTGCTGCATGCGCGGGCCGTCGACCTGGACGGCGATCTCATCGTGCCGGGCCCGCAGCCGGCCCCGGACGACCGGCTGCTCGGCGACGCGGCTTCGGCGCTCGTCCGGCAGACGCCGTACGAACACGTCGAGGACTGGCTGTGGCGCAGGGGACGTGACCTGGCAGCGGGCTACCAGGCCGCGTTCGAGGAGGACGGCCTGCTGACGCGCACCCGGCGCGGGCTCCTGAACCTCGGGGACGAGCGCATGGAGCTCGTCGACACGCCCGCGCGGCGTCTCGCGCAAAGCCGCTGGGAGGAGGGCGAGCCCGTCCTCGGGGCCCTCGCCGCGGCCATCGGCATGCCCCGCTCCGAAGCTGCCGAGGACGATGCCGCCCCGGACGGCGAAGCGGTGACGACCGTGCTGGCCGCCGTCAACGACGCCGTGATGGAACTGGAAGCGGTACGCCAGCGGCGCGCCATCGAGAACGCGGCCTTCGCCAACGTGTGGCGCGTCCCCTAGGCCCACACCGCCCGGCCGGACCCGGGCCGGGACCGGACCGGGAGGGGTTGGGCCGCACCGAGGCCCGCCGCCGCACCGACGGGCCGTGGACCGCCGGTCCGGCGAACGCGGGCTCTGATGCCGGCCCGGCCGAGGACCACGTGCAACTGGCGCCGGGAGACGGCGTACCAGGTACTCCATGTCGACGGTGGTGGTCTGGAATCCGCGTACCCGGACCAGCCGTAGACGCGGGACGTGAGCTCGTGGAAGACGCACAGGTCGTCCGTGCCCAGGACGTACCGCTGCCCCGCGCTCTCGGCGCGGGGGACGCCGCCGTTCTGGAGCGAGACCGAGACCACCGGATGTTCGCGGTGCCACCGCACGTGCCGACCGGCAGCCGCCCGAGTCACGTCACCGATCTGCTGGCGCGACAGCGGAAGGGCCCGGATCCTGTGGGGATCCGGGCCCTTCCGAGCAGTAGCGGGGACAGGATTTGAACCTGCGACCTCTGGGTTATGAGCCCAGCGAGCTACCGAGCTGCTCCACCCCGCGTCGACAACCCCCACCCTACGGCACCCCCGGCCCGGACTTCGCCACTTTTCCCCCGGCGCCCCCGCTTCACCGTGCGTCCGGCACCACCCAGGTGATGTGCGGGGACAGCGCCGCCAGGAAATCGGGGGCGTCGAACATCTCTCCCGCCGAGGCGACCCCGACCGCACGGGTGCGTCCGGTGAGGACGCGCTCGAGCGCTTCCGCGACGAGGGGTGCGGTGACGGCGTAGATGTCCTGGCCGTGTGCGACGGCTCGCCGTTCGGTGTCGCCGAAGCGCACCACCGCGTCGATGAGGAAGGTCTGGTCGGACCGGCCGCTCTCGTCGGCCGGGGCCGGCGCGGACGTGTCGGGGGCGACGACGTCGCGGGCCGCCTGGGCCGTCATGTAGGTCGTCACGTCGGGGATGGACAGGTGGCTGGGTACGGTCACGACGTCGGCCATCGTGAACTCCCCGATGACCGGACGCGGACCCATCGGCTCCGGGAAGGCCCAGTCCAGGGTGGGCGGGGCGTCGGTGCGGTGCTCCCACCGGCCGCCGACGTAGCGCAGGCGGTGGTCCCCGCGCCGCTCGCGGGAGACCGCTCCCGACAGGCGCGTCCCGGTGGTGGGGTGCCAACTGCTCAGTCCGTACGCGATGTGCGCCGAGTCGGCCTTCGTCCAGTCGCCCATCGCCGCCGTCACCAGCAGGTCGCCCAGACCGCCGAAGAAGGCCATCGCGGGGACGACGACCGCCCCGGCCCCGCGGGCCCGGTCGGCGAAGTGCGCGAAGGTGTCGAGGTTGGCCTCGATCTCGGCCGCCACGTCCAGATACGGGATCCGGGCCCGCAGGGCCGCCTCGATCACCGGGGCGGTCGTCGAGGCGAACGGCCCGGCGCAGTTGATCACGGCCGCGGTGCCGGCCAGGGCGCGGTCGAGCGAGGCCCGGTCGTCGACCGACGCGACCCGAACCTCCAGCCCGGTCTCGTCCGCCAGCGCGTTCAGCTTGTCGGCGTCGCGGCCGGAGAGGACCGGGGCGTACCCGCGCTTCACCAGCTCCGCCACCACGAACCGCCCGGTGTGCCCGTACGCACCGAACACCGCCACCGTCTGAACCGATCCCATGAGGTCGCTCCCCCGCACTCGCTGATCCGCAGCCGGTTCGCCGCCGGCCGTCATGGACATCCTGACGAGGAACGGCCACCCCGCACGAGTGTCTGGAACGACATGACCCATACACTTTCGGACATGCATACCGTCGCGTTGGCCGTCACCGACGGCATGCTGCAGTTCGAGCTGTCCATGGCCATCGAGGTCTTCGGCTCCGACCTGACCCACATCGTGGACCCCTGGTACGAGTTCTCGCTCTGCGGAACGAGCGCCGTGCGGGTCGACCGCTTCCGCCTGGAGCCCGACCACGGGCTCGACCACCTCGCGCACGCCGACACCGTGATCGTCCCGGGCTGGGCCGACACCGACGTGGACCCGCCGACGGACCTCGTCGACGCGGTGCGCGCGGCCCACACGGCGGGAGCCCGCGTGGTCTCCCTGTGTACGGGGGCCTTCGTCCTGGCCGCCGCCGGCCTGCTGGACGGCAAGCGCGCCACGACCCACTGGGCGCACACCGGGGAACTGGCCAGGCGCCACCCGAACGTCACGGTGGATCCGGACGTCCTCTACGTCGACAACGGCGACGTGCTCACCTCCGCCGGCAAGGCCGCGGCCATGGACCTGTGCTTGCACCTCGTACGCCTCGACCACGGCGCGGCGAACGCCAACAGGATCGCCCGCCGGCTGGTCGTACCACCCCACCGCGACGGCGGGCAGGCCCAGTTCATCGCCACTCCCGTCCCCGCCCCGGGCAACCACCCGCTGACGGATCTCTTCCCGTGGGTCCTCCAGCGGCTGGACCAACCGCTCACCGTGGAGGACCTGGCCCGCCAGGCGCGGATGAGTTCGCGCCATCTGGGCCGCCACTTCAGGTCGGTGACCGGCACCACGCCGCTGCAGTGGCTGCACGCCCAGCGCATCCGCCACGCCCAGGAACTCCTGGAGACCACCGACGAGACCGTCGACACCATCGCCTCGGCCACCGGCATGGGCACGTCCACCACTCTGCGCCGGCACTTCCACCGGACCGTGGGCGTCCCGCCGGACACCTACCGCCGCACCTTCCGCTCCCACACCCGCCCTCGGTTCGAGGCGTAGGGAACAGGGCGGCCAGCTGGCTGGGGCGTACCGTTCGCCGATCAGCGCAGGGCTTGACCGACGGTGGCGACCGGCGTTCCGCGGCCGACGAGGATCGGGCCGGCAGGGAGCCGCCCCCGACATCGTGGCCGGCCCCGGCGCCCTTTGTGCGCTACTGGCGGGCGGATCGTCTGGGGGCCTACGAACGCCGGCGATCACGCTCACTCATGGTCGCTCGGCGTCAGAGCCCCCGCCCACGGGTCCGCCGATTCGTGGTGGGCCTCCCGCCGCGCCGTGCCCCACTCCCACATGCTCCGCACCACCGGCTCCAGCGCCCGGCCCTGCGCGGTCAGGACGTAGCGGACCCGCGGAGGCCAGCCGGGCGTGCGATGGCGCTCGATGACGCCCGCACCGGTCAACTGGGTCAGCCGGTCGGAGAGGACCTTGTCCGAGAGGGCCGGCAGGGCGGCGGACAGCTCGGAGTACGTGGCCTGCCGGCGGCGCAGCAACTCCCGCAGCACCAGCGGGGTCCAGCGGCCCCCCAGGACGGCCAGGGTGATGTCGACGGGACAGTGCGGATCCTGGACGGGCGGAACGAGGGCGCTTTCGGGGCAGTCCGCCAGCGGGCCGCCGTTGTCACCGGGGTGTGCGTGGCCAACCGTTTGGTGAGTCACGAAAGCTGCTCCTAACGTCCGTTGCGAACGACCACACGCCTGTTTCGCCTTCAGGGGGCTCGATGCGCATCCACCACCTCAACTGCGGTTCTCTCCGCAAGATTCCACCGCTCGGCGAGCAGCTCGCCGCGGGTACGGCTCACCGCGAACTGGCCGCGGTCTGCCACTGCCTCCTGATCGAGACGGACTCGGACGGGCTGATCCTGGTCGACACCGGCCTCGGTACCGCCGACCGGCAGCGCCCCGAAGAGACGCTGGGCGCGGACTGGGTGGCCTACGCCCAGCCCTCGCCGGACCCGGAGGAGAGCGCGCTGCGGCAGGTCGTGCGTCTCGGGTACACGGCGCGGGACGTACGGCACATCGTGCTCACCCACTTGCACCGCGACCACACCGGAGGGCTGCCGGACTTCCCTCACGCACGGGTTCACGTCCACCCGGAGGAGTACCGGGCGGTCACCGACACCGGGGCACCGCACCACCGCCACAGCCTCGACCGGTTCATGCCGGCCCACCGGGCGCACGGCCCGCTGCTGACCCCCGCGCGCGTGGACGAGCACACGGAGTGGTTCGGTTTCCCGGGCGTGGCGCGCCCGCAGGGTCTGAGCTGCGAGCTGCTGCTCGTACCGCTGCCGGGTCACTCGGCGGGGCACGCGGGCGTCGCCGTCCGCGACGGTGGCGGGAGGTGGCTGCTCCACGCGGGCGACGCGTACTTCCACCACGGCGAGGTGGAGCACACGCCGCCCCTGTCCCACCCCGTCCTCGATCCGATCCAGCAGGGCGCACAGACCGATGCCGCCGCCCGCGTCGCCGCCCGCGACCGACTGCGTGCACTGCGCAGCGAGCACGCGCGAGAGGTCATGGTCTTCAGTGCGCACGATCCCTGGGAGATGGAACGCGCCCTGGGGCACGGGTAGGCCTGCACCCGCCCCTTCGAGCAAGCCGCCGTGCCCGACAGGATCAGAGATCAGCGACCGGCTTCGAGGGGGCGTCCACAGACCAGCGGTGCGTCGGCGACCTCGGCCGGAGACGTCGAGGCGGACCTGCCGGGCGGCGACGGTATGTGAACCGGCCCGGACGGGGCAGGTTCCGCATACGGTCGGGCGGTGGGCCGTGGCCTGCTGTCACGGCTGTCGTGCCTCACCCCCGGTCGCAGACCGGTCTTGTCCGTTGATGTCGCCGCCGGAACAGGAGCACGCAGATGCGCCTCTACGCCCAGACCCGAGCACATCGTTTGCGACAGGTGCTCGCCGACCTCATCGCCGTGGTCCTGGTCGCGGCCGCGGTGAGGTTCGCGCTGGCCGTCCACGAGGGGATCATGCTGCTGGCCGAGCCGGGGCGGAAGGTGGAGGACGCGGGCGGCAGCCTTGCCTCCGGCCTCGGCGACGCGGGCGAAGCGGCCTCGAACGTGCCGCTCGTCGGGGGGATCCTGAAGAAGCCGCTGCTGTCCGCGGCCGAGGCGAGCAACGGGTTCTCCGAGGCCGGGCAGTCGATGCAGGACACGGTGAGCCGTGTGGCCGACCTGGCCGCGTTCGGCCTGATCGTCGCCTCGGTGCTGTTCGTGCTGGCGCTCTGGCTTCCCCCGCGCGTGCGCTGGATCCGGCGCAGTGCCCGGATCCGCGGCCTTGTCGACGCTCCCGGCGGTGCCGACCTGCTCGCCCTGCGTGCCCTGACCGGGCCGGTGGCCGACCTCGCCGCGGTCGCCGTCCCGCCGGGGGGTCTCGCCGATGCCTGGCGCCGCGGAGACGAGCAGGTCATCGGCGAGCTGTCCCGGGTGGC is part of the Streptomyces subrutilus genome and encodes:
- a CDS encoding winged helix-turn-helix transcriptional regulator, producing the protein MTHQTVGHAHPGDNGGPLADCPESALVPPVQDPHCPVDITLAVLGGRWTPLVLRELLRRRQATYSELSAALPALSDKVLSDRLTQLTGAGVIERHRTPGWPPRVRYVLTAQGRALEPVVRSMWEWGTARREAHHESADPWAGALTPSDHE
- a CDS encoding MBL fold metallo-hydrolase, producing the protein MRIHHLNCGSLRKIPPLGEQLAAGTAHRELAAVCHCLLIETDSDGLILVDTGLGTADRQRPEETLGADWVAYAQPSPDPEESALRQVVRLGYTARDVRHIVLTHLHRDHTGGLPDFPHARVHVHPEEYRAVTDTGAPHHRHSLDRFMPAHRAHGPLLTPARVDEHTEWFGFPGVARPQGLSCELLLVPLPGHSAGHAGVAVRDGGGRWLLHAGDAYFHHGEVEHTPPLSHPVLDPIQQGAQTDAAARVAARDRLRALRSEHAREVMVFSAHDPWEMERALGHG
- a CDS encoding helix-turn-helix domain-containing protein codes for the protein MHTVALAVTDGMLQFELSMAIEVFGSDLTHIVDPWYEFSLCGTSAVRVDRFRLEPDHGLDHLAHADTVIVPGWADTDVDPPTDLVDAVRAAHTAGARVVSLCTGAFVLAAAGLLDGKRATTHWAHTGELARRHPNVTVDPDVLYVDNGDVLTSAGKAAAMDLCLHLVRLDHGAANANRIARRLVVPPHRDGGQAQFIATPVPAPGNHPLTDLFPWVLQRLDQPLTVEDLARQARMSSRHLGRHFRSVTGTTPLQWLHAQRIRHAQELLETTDETVDTIASATGMGTSTTLRRHFHRTVGVPPDTYRRTFRSHTRPRFEA